From the Pocillopora verrucosa isolate sample1 chromosome 11, ASM3666991v2, whole genome shotgun sequence genome, the window TTTgcgataaaaaattcaaaacaaacttcGACATTTTGCTATTGCTGTGGTAACCAAACCAACTTTTTGCTGATTCAAGGAAGCCGAATTTTGGCGCTTAAATACGATCGATACGGCGACAACGCGCTCAAGTGTGTCCAAGATAAAGCTTGAAAgttcacaaaaatatttcataaaagttTTAATCCCTACCCCAGACACAAGAATCTTTGAATATCTAATAAAGTTCGGAGCACAGAAAATAAAGAACGGATATAGATCCATCTAAACAAACCTTGATTTTGTCGCTACTCGAGTTTTTCTCGAACACCAGCTCTTTAGAAGCCATGGAAGAATTAGATGTTACAATCGAAACGTTCTAGAATCCCCAAATTTGTCTTGAAAATTACCGATCGCTCCAACATGATGTCTTGTAGTATTTCGCAAAGCTCGAGTAGGTTTCCATAGAGGTGAGAACTGTGTTGAGTACAGCTGTTTTATTGAACCATGCGCAATAGAAATTCTACAGCAAAACTGTACCGTGGGGGAGGTAGCTAGTAAAATTGTCACCTTCGTTGGCACAACAAAAAGAAGGGCGTGGAAAACagtttgttgaagaaaaaaaagaaacaacgatTAATCATGAGGGCAGAAAATTTCAAGCAAACAGccaacttaaaggaaaaatttttaaaaaatggcaaattaaaGATATAGTGATCGTGCTTAGAattagggaggggtgggagggaaaAGAGCGACTCGTAAAAAGCGGGAAAAATAAATGTGGTAGTCGATGTAACAGCTAGAACTGTCGATTTTCACAGAGATTATCTAAACaccacgatttttttttaaggtaacatCTCGTTCTTTCGTCAAATTTGCAATTTAGACTCAGAGGGCACATCTGTTCTTATCATCGCGATTGTTTGACAGTTTTACAGCCGCCTGTCACTGGGTTTCGTACAATGAGCCAACAATTTTCCCATGCAACGGcatgaatatttatttcctGAGTAGTGCATTGGTCAAATAGCAGATTGACACATTTCTTGTGTAGCGATCCTGTAATCGGCTTAAAAATTAAACCTTAAATATTGAAACGAAAGAAATCTAGACTCTCTCGCAGAGTCCAGTCCTCGGCCATTGCTTGCCTCGTTGTGGGAGGGAAACATCCTCGAGGACCCGTTCTTTCGCGTGATGCCTAGAACGCATTTTTATCTTCATCTCGCCCAATTATTTGCCTCTTTGGTCTCCGAGAGTGAGACAGAAATTAAATACAAGTGTGAAATTTCCTTCTaggcttttttttaaacaaatgcaGCTGGTCATGTAACTTTTCGCTTGTGAATATATaagtaatgaaaaattattgacGATATCTCCCAAGAAAAAGatggtgaaaatttattttcctaaaTCCAAACCCTTAATAATTTCTCTATCAATTCTTCTCGTGGAGTCGTCCACGCTTAGCAAATTTTGCCCTTTTGACTTTTTTCTTGACAACTGCCCACGTTCAAAAACTggcatttcaaattttgaacaaaaggtCTTGTCAGCGAACAactgattaaatattttattgttccGTCTGCACACTTAACGTAAAGTTGTCAGGGAACATCTGTTGCTGAAAATTGATTTGGCTTTACCCATACACATCTgccaatgaaaataaaagcttgAGAATGATGACTATCAAAATACACAAGATGGATCCAGAATGAGGAAAGAACaacaaaagacacttacaaagAGTGAGCTAAACAAAGattgttaattaattcaaaatagCTTTCgaaatttaattaataattcaCTAGGTTCTAAAAGGAGTAACCATAGCCAGAATATTTTGTTAGCAACATTCTATGTTAAAAAATTGAGCACAGTTTTTCTTAGTTgttgaaaaaaggtaaattatGCCAAtattaaaattagaaaagatGAGAAAAGAAGTACTAACTTAAGAACACACTTCATTTCCACCTCTTTGATCTATTAATCTTTACTATCATGGATATCATCCAACATATCATCCAACATTTTGAATGTGGGCAGTTGTCAAGAAAAAAGTCAAAAGGGCAAATATCCAACATATCATGTTGGATATTTATCAAGCCATGAAGTGGTGAGGTTATTAAATAACAACCACTTTCACTGACAGCAAGGTAAaaaactgttttagtatataccatgCAAATACCAAAATTTATCTTGCTTTCAATATACTGCAAAATGGTCAGAAAGTAAACTCCTGATGCACGATTTCATCTCATCCACTGCTTGGAGGTGAAAAGTACCTGCTATTTACTTCCAAAGTAGCCAATCATGTgtgccaaaaaaaattctattcacctgtgtggtatatactaacaCTGTATATTCTTCAatgtgaaaaggaaaacagtggTGTAATTTCTCTCAAGATGAAACAGTATCTccattataaatatatatatgttaaaCAAAAAAGGGGTTTCCATAATGTTTGCCATAAGTGGCTGCTGATGATGTAATTGGTGGCTGTGTTCAGAATAGGAGCTGTGAGCAAAACGCAAATGCTAAAGCCTGTTTACAGGCTAAACTGATGGCATTTTTGTTTACTGTCATGCAATTCTTGTGGAATTAGTTTGGATAAATTGATATTGGATCAGCTAAGAATCCTCTTTGATTGTAGtattcttcattctcatcacttgcccgcttgattttgtttttatattgttAGAAGAAATTTAGTCTTGGTAATTTGTGAAAGAgttaacaaaaattgaactGCAATTGTATTCAACCTCTGCTACCTTTGATAATAAGAGAgcccaatttttctttttgggctTCATGTCTGAATATCTCTTCGGTGAAAAGTAACCTTCTCCAAGAAATGTGCATTAAAAACTAATCCGAAAAGTGTAGATCACACTATGATGTCATCTCACTGTCTTGGCATCTCCATGACAACACATCATTTTCGCTATTCTCTGCTTCCCCACCAAAGTCCCCCTCCTCAGGCCCTTCCTCCATGAAATAAGTATCAAGAAGCTCATTTGCATACTGACAAATTGTTTCATTACAGTTGTATTCCAAAGCTTCTAAACAAGCAACGCCCTCGCCAGCTTCAAACAAGTCTTTAGATGCAGGAAAATTTCTCAGAGACATCTCAACAAACTGAAGACCAGTGATAACAGTGTCTTGGTCTAGAGATTTCATAATGTTGATGAATGATTCCATGGCTCCAACATCTAAAACACTCTTCAAGTATTCAGGACCATGATGTGCAATGTTGCACAAGCAAATAgcagcctgaaaaaaaaaaaattaaaagacaaactggtttttcaaacattttagaGACCAAGTAGTCACTATGCCAATACACTGTAAGTTAGAAAAATAACACTTTACTTTGCATGTTGTATACTGAATTAAGAGATCTTTCGGAGTTCTAGCAACCTAAAGTACCACAAATAATTGCTGTTTTCTTCATGAGCAACACAATTCTAGCTGTATTTCTACACTGTTTAACAGCTGACCATCCTACACTCTTCTCTACTGAACAGCAAACATGCATAAGGATACAGTGATGCATCAAACCATTTCTATACTTGAGGACACGGCCAAAGTTCAAGGTAGGCAACCTTCAAAGCTATGACCATTTTAGTTATGGCAAGTAAAAAGAATTTGGCTCTTAAAAttggagacaaaaaaaatgcttatttGTAGACCTGTTTTTAAGCAGTCATGTAACAAATTTAACTTTTGTTACTTAGGTCTAGGGGCCTATAAACAAAGTGAGATAAACATTTGCTGCAAAAGATGTGCCTTTTACTAACAAGGTTTGAGGTCTGTACTAAAGTTATGGACTAAATTTTTTCTGCTCAGATTTATGGTTAAGCACAAAATGAAAGCCAAAGATCTGAGCAGAAAAAACAAGGTTCGTAAACTTACAGCACAGACTGAGAAAATGAGGTAAGTAAGATAGTTATTCTATTTCTTGGTTTAGATTGAGGGAAAAGATTTCACTCAAAGAAACCTTTGACTTTGGCAGGCCACACAGTGAAATATggcctgctaaattgaccaatcttTGTGCACATGCAAACTGAGAGATGTAACAAAAATGTCCTCCTTCTTAATAGTTTCAATCTCTAGGAACCATTTCACAAATTTAGATTGCTTCATGATCACTTTGACAAAAGGTGAGCTCAGAGCTCTTACATAAGGAGACTTTTTGACAAACCTCCTTCTTAATATCGTAAGTTGATGACATCAGATCCATAACAAGTGGTAATATTCCAGCTTGAACTAACGCATCAATGTGTTCTGTTGGTCCCACGGTCAAATTGGACAGTACCCACAGACTCTCCTTCTTTATATGCCTGTGAACTGATTGGAGAAACAATTTCATTGCACCAACCAGTTTTCCACTCTGCATTGCTTGGATTCCATACTCATCAGGTCCACTAACAATGTTACCTAGACATAATGCAAATCCACagaaaattagaaaatcaaTAAGCTGTATTCATTACTTAAGACAAAACCTGCATGCCAAAAATCTCCAATCAAAATCTGGTTTGATGTAAACTCAAGTTTATGGAAGTTATGTCagtttccaagttttttttttccgaaaaagtTGGCCCTAATTACAGCAAGCTGGCTTTTCCTGTTATTACAAGTTTGTTTCTAAGGATTGAAATGCACCAATGACAGTAAGGCAAAAcacaccaacaacaacaaaccaaGGTACTATAAATAGTGAAATGTAAATCTTCGACTACGTCGCCTGACAAAGActtcagggtgtaaagggctaaataTAATCTTCACCAACTGGACCTTAGCAACAAGTTCCTAACACGAAATGACCTTCACCCTTAACGTTTCATCTCCCATACATCATCTTTGACCCGACACTGTATAATCCCTTAGTTGTCAACAATTTATAAAACAAGAAGCTAACCTAAGCTTCGTAACATTGGTGTCACAGCTTGGCTATCAAGTTCAGTTTGCTGTGTCAGCAAACTCAAGGATTCAACAAGAATATTGGTAACTCCTCCTGATACTAATAGAGGCACACAGATAGGTTTGGATGTCAAGTATGACAATACCCAAGCTACTTCTGAAGCAACATCAGTGGAGCTGTTTCCAGGAGTAAGGAGGCTAATGATCAGAGGTGCTATCCCTGCTTGTAACAGTTCTTCAGCGACACCCTGGTCTCCCCTGGCTAGGTTGGATAGAGCAAATGCTGCTGACTGCACTACAGTGGATATTGGTGACTgcagcaaaagagaaaaaagtcatTCACAAAGTACAGAAAATCATATAAACTTTGGACACTTACGGTTTTCCTACATCAATAATGCTGAAATACTGGTACCTCTTTCCTGTCTGAGtgtaaaatttatttgctaAAAATAGCTAGATAGCATTTCTCTTCAACCTTGCCTCTTAAGCACAAGACATCATTTGTGCACCAAGGTAAGTTGGGACAGGAAAGGGGAAGAGAAAGCTGTTATAAATAAAAGTATAGGGCATTTTTTTACATCTAACCTTGTCTAGCCCCTGCCTGGAGCAAAGTGGAGTTCTATCTAGCCCTTTCTGTTCAATACTAACTGGATACATTCATTCTTATTCCTGACAGCTGTCACTGACTGTCACCCTCCATTCTTTAGCTCCCATATCAGGAATCCCTGCATTCTGGGTCTGGAATCTTTTGCTTAGACTGATTAATAGAATAAATGCAGCTTCAATACCTTTAAGAGATTAACCATTGGTACAATGATCCCCTGCGCTCGC encodes:
- the LOC131771102 gene encoding uncharacterized protein codes for the protein MDRRDQYKTLGVSVESQRSKRRDQEAEIRKEKREKLLSAKRVRFSEVESDCEVEDFTTEQVQELARVIQKSNESNLKNLKSLRKAFAQGSELISVFLGVENSVRALVGHLTGNNSQLQHEAAWCITNLATGAHEDTMKVLKASAAYLITYLSGQNVQLQDQCAWALGNFSGDSQECRDILRAQGIIVPMVNLLKSPISTVVQSAAFALSNLARGDQGVAEELLQAGIAPLIISLLTPGNSSTDVASEVAWVLSYLTSKPICVPLLVSGGVTNILVESLSLLTQQTELDSQAVTPMLRSLGNIVSGPDEYGIQAMQSGKLVGAMKLFLQSVHRHIKKESLWVLSNLTVGPTEHIDALVQAGILPLVMDLMSSTYDIKKEAAICLCNIAHHGPEYLKSVLDVGAMESFINIMKSLDQDTVITGLQFVEMSLRNFPASKDLFEAGEGVACLEALEYNCNETICQYANELLDTYFMEEGPEEGDFGGEAENSENDVLSWRCQDSEMTS